From Faecalicatena sp. Marseille-Q4148:
ACAGAACGGAGTACCGATCTCATCCTGACGGCGATAACGTTTACCGATATTACCGCGGTCATCAAATTCACAGTTATAGTATTTGGATAATTCTGCGTAAACTTTCTCAGCGCCCTCATTCAATTTCTTAGACAGTGGAAGCACTCCGACTTTTACCGGTGCAAGTGCCGGATGGAAATGAAGCACAGTACGAGTATCTCCGCCTTCTAATTCTTCTTCGTCATATGCGCTGCAAAGGAATGCAAGTACAACACGGTCTGCTCCCAGTGACGGTTCAATAACATATGGAACATATTTGATCTTCTTCTCGTCATCAAAGTAGCTCATATCTTCTTTGGAAACATTCTGATGCTGTGTTAAGTCATAATCTGTACGGTCTGCAATTCCCCACAGTTCTCCCCATCCGAACGGGAATAAGAATTCCAGGTCTGTTGTAGCCTTACTGTAGAAAGAAAGTTCTTCTTTCTCATGGTCTCTTGCACGAAGTTCTTCCGCCTTCATTCCAAGACCTAACAGCCAATCCTGACAGAACTGCTTCCAGTATGCAAACCACTCAAGGTCTGTATCCGGTTCACAGAAGAATTCCAGTTCCATCTGCTCAAATTCTCTTGTACGGAATGTAAAGTTACCAGGCGTAATTTCATTTCGGAAAGATTTACCAATCTGACCGATTCCAAACGGAATCTTCTTTCTGGATGTACGCTGTACATTCTTAAAGTTAACAAAAATACCCTGTGCTGTCTCCGGACGGAGATATACAACATTCTTTGCATCTTCTGTTACACCCTGGAATGTCTTAAACATTAAATTAAACTGACGGATGTCTGTGAAATTATGTTTTCCGCAGGATGGACACGGAACTTCGTGTTCGTTGATGAATTCCATCATTTTCTCCTGTGACCACGCATCTACGCTCTCATGTAATTCAATTCCGTTCGCTGCTGCAAAATCTTCGATCAGCTTATCTGCACGGAAGCGTTCTTTACATTCTTTACAGTCCATCAAAGGATCACTGAATCCTCCGAGATGTCCGGATGCAATCCATGTCTGCGGATTCATCAGAATCGCACAGTCAACACCTACATTATATGGGCTTTCCTGAATAAATTTCTTCCACCACGCTCTTTTTACGTTATTCTTTAATTCAACTCCCAGATTACCGTAATCCCATGTATTCGCTAATCCTCCGTAAATTTCTGAACCCGGATAAACAAATCCTCTTGATTTTGCCAGGGCAACGATTTTTTCCATTGTTTTTTCCATATTCCCTTACCTCACCTTCCTGGTTTTTCACATTGTCTTGAAAACGGCATCTGACGCCAGATTCAAGGTGATTATTGTTAATTATTATATATTCTGCAGTGATTTTTTGCAACTGTTATGACACATTTCATCAAATCATTCTGTTTTTAAGCATGTTATGAGCAGGATGTAATCTGCTTTAAAATTTCTAAAGACTTAAATTCCCGGCCAACATAATGCTCCATATAGCGCGTCACGATTTTGCGAAGTTTACTAAGAACTTCTTCGTTGACAATAAAGTTGTACATCCGTTCCGGAGGCGCTCCGACAATATATTGAAGCGTATATAATGTAGAATTATCAAGCCCCACTCCATAGCGGTCTTGCTCTCTGCAGTTTTTGCAGAGCAGCCCGCCTTTTTTTACTGAAAACACTGCCAGATTCTCTTTCTCGCCACATTCTGCACATTGAAAGACTTCCGGTCCTTCTCCATTGATCGTAATGCTTTTTAGCTCAAATATGTAACGGATCAGTTCTTTCGGAATTTTGGGACTTGTCAGCGCCCGCATTGTCTGATAAAGCAGTTTCAGCATATCTGTCTCATCATTTCCTTCTCTTGTATAGTAACCCGCCAGATCAAGAAAGTAGAAACCATAATATGCTCCTTCCACATCTGTACGCAATTCAGAAAAATAATTGGAGATATCTGCCTGCATCATATTATAGGAATTCTTTCCTTCATAGAGAAGAAATGTTCCGAAGGCGAACGGATTGACTGCCGTCAAAAGAGAGCTTCCTGTCTTTCGTGCTCCTTTCGCAAAGGCAGCAATCTTTCCCCGTTCTTTTGTCAGAAGTACGATTCTTCTGTCATATTCCCCGATTGGCGCTGCTGAAAGCACCATCCCTGTCACGGTTATCGTTTCTCTCACGTTTTTCGACTCCTGCCTGTTTGATATTGTTTTCGTTCCGGTCCGCAGAAACTACTGCCTCTGATTTGTTTTTATAGCACAAGTAATCTTCTATCCGTCCGGTATGCATAAATTCATTCCAATAATCCGATTTCATCCTGACGCACCCTCTTATATTTTTATTTCCGCCTCCAATTCAGTTCTTCTTATTCCTTTGCTGCTTTGGCGGTATAAGAGTATCGTCTCCGATTCTTCCTCGAACTATACTGTATATTTATTCCTCTTCTTCCCGATATCCGAAATTCTTCATCAGAAACTCACTGTCTCTCCAGTCTTTTT
This genomic window contains:
- a CDS encoding glycine--tRNA ligase — protein: MEKTMEKIVALAKSRGFVYPGSEIYGGLANTWDYGNLGVELKNNVKRAWWKKFIQESPYNVGVDCAILMNPQTWIASGHLGGFSDPLMDCKECKERFRADKLIEDFAAANGIELHESVDAWSQEKMMEFINEHEVPCPSCGKHNFTDIRQFNLMFKTFQGVTEDAKNVVYLRPETAQGIFVNFKNVQRTSRKKIPFGIGQIGKSFRNEITPGNFTFRTREFEQMELEFFCEPDTDLEWFAYWKQFCQDWLLGLGMKAEELRARDHEKEELSFYSKATTDLEFLFPFGWGELWGIADRTDYDLTQHQNVSKEDMSYFDDEKKIKYVPYVIEPSLGADRVVLAFLCSAYDEEELEGGDTRTVLHFHPALAPVKVGVLPLSKKLNEGAEKVYAELSKYYNCEFDDRGNIGKRYRRQDEIGTPFCITYDFDSEEDGAVTVRDRDTMEQERIKIEDLKAYLDEKLAY
- the recO gene encoding DNA repair protein RecO — its product is MVLSAAPIGEYDRRIVLLTKERGKIAAFAKGARKTGSSLLTAVNPFAFGTFLLYEGKNSYNMMQADISNYFSELRTDVEGAYYGFYFLDLAGYYTREGNDETDMLKLLYQTMRALTSPKIPKELIRYIFELKSITINGEGPEVFQCAECGEKENLAVFSVKKGGLLCKNCREQDRYGVGLDNSTLYTLQYIVGAPPERMYNFIVNEEVLSKLRKIVTRYMEHYVGREFKSLEILKQITSCS